The following DNA comes from Tepidanaerobacter syntrophicus.
CGGGTTATGGTTACGGGAACTCCTTCTTCTATGAGTGCCTCAGGACTTACGCCGATACCGCTTTCATGGTGATTTCTCAAGATATAAGGAAGGGGCTTGCCTTCTAAAAGAAGAGGCGAAGTACAGTGAGAAAGTCTTAAGACATCATTTTTTTCAAGCATCGGATTTGCCATCCAGGATGGTTTGTCCGTAAGGGCTTTCATCATAAAAAGCGTTACCGCAGAATCCATATCCCCTTCGCAAGCGCCGATGAAATCCCTGCTGTCGTTTAACATACTTAAAGCAATACAGCTTGTGGTGCCAAGATCCCTTAAAAGTGTAAAACATGCTATGGCTATGCCATCGCCGTTGTATTTGCGCACCAGCTGATAAATCGCTACTGCAAGTCTGGAAGCTGCAAGGATGTCTTGTTTTTTAGGCTCAATGATTTCTTTTGCGTTTTCTATCCATTTATTCGAAATTTGTTTTGCATCTTCATCTGTAATAGATTCATAAATCCTATATAATTCCTCTAAGGTAACGCCTATAAAATCCATGCCGGTTTTTTCTTTTATCTTCTCAAAGGATCGGCAGCTGCTTATAACCCAATCTTCTGTAACCCCTGCAAGAAGGATGACAGCTTTTTTCATCCGATCTGCAGTCTGTATTATCTGCAATAAATCAAGTATATCGGATATCTCAAGAGACAGTGCCACAGGTTTTCCCTGCCGCTTTATAACGCTGTAGACATCTGCCGCAGCCGGCGCTGCATTTGCTTCAAGAAGCCGATAGGCAGTTTCTTGATCCAGCAGTCCCGGTTCATAAGCCGCCAATATGCCGATGCCCTCGAAACTTTCAGCAGCCTTTATCATCCATGGTTGAACAGCGCCGCTTGCCGGCACAAAAAGCCCGAATCCCTTGTGTTTCTGATTTAAAAAATTTTCCAACTCAGAACCGCTAGTAATGCTTATATTTTCCACTATAAGTCCCGGATCGGTTTCGTGAAGAATTCCACTTATATTATTGGTGACGCTTGAAATCATTTTCTGCCTTTCCACATCATTTGGAAAGTAGCGGGGTTCTGTAAAAACTATGAGATGCAGCGGCAGACGGTATTTTAGTGCATACATTTTATCACTCCAAACAGGCTTTAATATATATTGCCATTTTCCCTATAGCTTCTCCAGACATTTTCAAAAAAGTCTTCATCCTTTGGAAGGGGTCGAACTTTTCGCCAGTTAAATTCACATTCTCCATTTTTGTATATTCCTTCCTGAACCATATCTCCGATAGTGCCGTCGTCTAGAGTAAATCTAAAGACATCAGGGAGGCTTTCATAAGGCTTTATACCGTCTTTGTCGGTATAAAGAGCTGAGCCTCGGCTTTTCCCACCGTATTTTATATAATCTTCCATGGCTCTCAAGTAAACATACTGGCTCAAAAGCATATCATAAAGGCGATAGGCCCTTGGAAGCTCTCTATAAGAAGAAATCTTTACAATCTCCTTGAAACTCTTAAGTTCGTTTTTTGTTTCTGCCGCAGCTTGAACAATTTCCTCCATGCTGCGTATAATTCCTCCAAATCGGCTCATCCGTTTTGCAGCCCTATTCCAAATTTCATTTACGGTATCGCTGTTTGAAAGAAGCTTACCGCCCAAGCCGATAGAGTCTGCAATAGCCGGCAATGCTTTCTTTATAAATTCCTCTATATACGGCGCATCGCCTTTCCGATTTGCTGCAATATACTGAGCCGCCCTGGTTGAACCTACCTGGCCGGCATTTAGCGCTGTGCCTCCCGGCCTATATACTCCGTGGCTTGCACTAACCTCTCCCACTGCAAAAAACCCTTCGATATTCGTCTGCCACCAATTATCAATCGAAAGCCCGCCGTTATTGTGCTGAGCGCATACGGCAACTTCTAAAGGCTCTTTTGCAAGGTCTACGCCTTTTCCCCTGTAAAACTCTACAGCGGGTTCGTTCATATGAAGAAGTCTGTCTATAGGTTTTCCGAAGGCTGCTCCGGCCTTTTCCAAGTAATCCCTTGCCTCCGGCGAAAGAGTGCTAAAATCTATATCGGCTCCTGCCGGATTTTGCCTAAAGTCGAGAAAAACCCTTCGCCCTTTAATGCAAGTTTCTATATACACTAAAATATCTATAATAGATGAACCGTCTTCTACCTTCCTTACATCAAAAGGCCATTGATAGCCTTTTAGAAACACCTTTGATAGCATGTCTGCTTTATCTGCAAAAAAGTCAAGCAAAAATTCTCTTTCATCGCCGCCATTTTTATCTTGTGAGATAAATCGCGGCAGTGCCTGCATATAAGTGCCTGATACATTCCACCTGGGCTTTACTGATGATATGCCATACTGCCACTCCGTAAGGTTTTTCCCCATGATGCCTGCTTCAAAGGCAATGCCTGATGCTCCTTTTTGGCTGAAGGGATAAACCGCATCTGCATACATGCCGGCAGGACCTCCTGTGGCATAAATAACATTTTTACAATTAAAAAGCACGTATCTTTTATCGGGGTCGTGAAGGTTCTGAAGGTCCAGGCATAAAAGGCCTAACAACTTATTTTTGTCAGTAAGGATTTTAATTACTTGCATCTTGTCAAAAATCCTGATATTTTTTTGCTTTACTGCCTTTTCAAGGCACTCTGTCATATATTTTGAGGTATAAGGACCTGCTGATGTGGCTCGCCTCTTTGGGTCATGATCTGTTTTGTAGCCGATATATTCCCCATATCTGTTGTGAGGAAAAGGAACCCCCAGCTCCGCCAGTTTCAAAAAGCACCTTGCGGAAAGCGCTGCCTCACAAAGGGCTATATCT
Coding sequences within:
- a CDS encoding FAD-binding protein; translation: MKESSIRANGHGIRIYSLNTAVVGTGAAGLNAADRLFSLGQTDIAIITENLKAGTSRNTGSDKQTYYKLTLAGSEPDSVYDLAKTLFNGQCVDGDIALCEAALSARCFLKLAELGVPFPHNRYGEYIGYKTDHDPKRRATSAGPYTSKYMTECLEKAVKQKNIRIFDKMQVIKILTDKNKLLGLLCLDLQNLHDPDKRYVLFNCKNVIYATGGPAGMYADAVYPFSQKGASGIAFEAGIMGKNLTEWQYGISSVKPRWNVSGTYMQALPRFISQDKNGGDEREFLLDFFADKADMLSKVFLKGYQWPFDVRKVEDGSSIIDILVYIETCIKGRRVFLDFRQNPAGADIDFSTLSPEARDYLEKAGAAFGKPIDRLLHMNEPAVEFYRGKGVDLAKEPLEVAVCAQHNNGGLSIDNWWQTNIEGFFAVGEVSASHGVYRPGGTALNAGQVGSTRAAQYIAANRKGDAPYIEEFIKKALPAIADSIGLGGKLLSNSDTVNEIWNRAAKRMSRFGGIIRSMEEIVQAAAETKNELKSFKEIVKISSYRELPRAYRLYDMLLSQYVYLRAMEDYIKYGGKSRGSALYTDKDGIKPYESLPDVFRFTLDDGTIGDMVQEGIYKNGECEFNWRKVRPLPKDEDFFENVWRSYRENGNIY